A stretch of the Bacillus licheniformis DSM 13 = ATCC 14580 genome encodes the following:
- a CDS encoding PAS domain-containing protein, translating into MEQKTKRFEQYKPHMNLQAVLSANGRFIYISANCKELLSYEQNELIGTYLKDYLHEDDLFLVESYFYNEHHLLPCTFRFVKKDYTMIWIEASIDFVTTHVGEKEREIVLKMKVFEDRPSKKSSSIKEEDAPEEASRLPAKEEFEAMIEGLPNPLCISVQGEIVYVNDAMVNLLGAEHKRQIIGKYSYDFIEKEYHDIVKNRIKRMQQGLDVGMIEQTWHKLDGTQIHLEVKAAPTIYQNQKAELLLLIDISSRKKFQTILQKSRERYQLLIQNSIDTIAVIHKGRWVFMNESGIRLFEAKTYEDLIGKDIYEHLHPCDHEDVKARLKRITDRQSESEIIKQTWYTFEKRLIYTEMVCIPTTFFGETAVQVILRDISERKQTEELMVRSEKLSIAGQLAAGIAHEIRNPLTAIKGFLQLMKPTMEENEHYFNIIFSELSRIELILSELLMLAKPQQNALKEKLDLIRLIREVTALLETQANLNGILINTILTDDKIYIKGDQNQLKQVFINLIKNAVESMPNGGTVHLTVRETDDSVVVEVEDEGEGIPEHVLKRIGEPFLTTKEKGTGLGLMVTFNIIENHNGTIEVDSKAEKGTTFKILFPK; encoded by the coding sequence ATGGAACAAAAAACAAAACGTTTTGAGCAATATAAGCCTCATATGAATTTACAGGCAGTCCTGTCAGCTAACGGCCGTTTTATATACATATCTGCAAATTGCAAAGAGCTCTTAAGCTACGAGCAGAATGAACTGATCGGTACGTATTTGAAGGACTATTTACACGAAGACGATCTTTTTCTGGTAGAAAGCTATTTTTACAATGAGCATCATTTGCTGCCCTGCACCTTCAGATTTGTGAAAAAAGACTACACGATGATCTGGATCGAAGCATCGATCGATTTCGTGACGACCCATGTTGGAGAAAAAGAACGCGAAATTGTACTCAAAATGAAAGTGTTTGAAGACCGTCCCTCTAAGAAAAGCAGCTCCATAAAAGAGGAAGACGCTCCGGAAGAAGCCTCCAGGCTGCCGGCAAAAGAGGAATTCGAAGCCATGATCGAAGGCTTGCCAAACCCTCTGTGCATCAGCGTTCAAGGGGAAATAGTCTACGTAAATGACGCCATGGTCAACCTGCTCGGAGCCGAGCATAAACGGCAAATTATCGGAAAGTATTCCTACGATTTTATCGAGAAAGAGTACCATGACATCGTCAAAAACCGCATTAAGCGGATGCAGCAGGGACTTGATGTCGGAATGATCGAGCAAACGTGGCATAAGCTCGACGGCACGCAGATTCACCTCGAAGTCAAGGCGGCGCCGACCATTTATCAAAACCAGAAAGCGGAGCTGCTTCTTCTCATTGACATTTCATCGAGAAAAAAATTTCAGACCATTTTGCAAAAAAGCAGGGAGCGATATCAGCTCTTGATTCAAAACTCAATCGATACGATAGCCGTGATTCATAAAGGAAGATGGGTCTTTATGAATGAATCGGGCATTCGTCTGTTTGAAGCAAAGACGTATGAGGATTTAATCGGCAAAGATATTTACGAACACCTGCACCCATGCGATCACGAAGATGTCAAAGCGAGGCTGAAACGGATCACAGACCGCCAATCCGAATCTGAAATCATAAAACAGACGTGGTATACATTTGAAAAAAGGCTCATCTATACAGAAATGGTTTGCATCCCTACGACATTTTTCGGGGAAACGGCGGTTCAGGTGATTTTAAGGGACATTTCTGAACGCAAGCAGACCGAAGAGCTGATGGTCCGTTCGGAAAAGCTGTCGATTGCCGGACAGCTTGCAGCCGGGATCGCCCATGAAATCCGCAATCCGCTCACCGCGATCAAAGGGTTTTTGCAGCTGATGAAGCCGACAATGGAAGAAAATGAACATTATTTTAATATTATCTTTTCCGAGTTAAGCAGAATCGAATTGATCTTGAGCGAGCTTCTCATGCTGGCAAAGCCGCAGCAAAACGCATTGAAAGAAAAGCTTGATCTGATCAGGCTGATCCGCGAAGTGACGGCGCTTTTAGAAACGCAGGCCAACTTAAACGGCATTTTGATCAATACGATCCTCACAGACGACAAAATTTACATTAAAGGGGATCAAAATCAATTAAAGCAAGTGTTTATCAACCTAATCAAAAACGCCGTCGAATCCATGCCAAACGGCGGGACGGTTCATTTGACGGTCAGAGAAACCGACGATTCGGTCGTCGTCGAGGTGGAGGACGAAGGAGAAGGGATACCTGAACATGTCCTGAAGCGGATCGGCGAGCCGTTTTTGACGACGAAGGAAAAAGGAACAGGCCTCGGTTTGATGGTCACCTTCAATATCATCGAAAATCACAACGGAACCATCGAAGTCGACAGCAAAGCAGAAAAAGGCACGACATTTAAGATTCTATTTCCAAAATAA
- a CDS encoding RDD family protein, which translates to MELELDKHETAPERSEYAGIGARFVASLLDGLILGIPAYIFTYVLTATLMLGNSDIMLMMETDPEYLSDQEVFTFIISMFKTVAIVGSITFIVYFLYYTLMESSKWQGTLGKKIMNVQVAKAEGGRISFGRAAGRFLAKSFLSPILMIGYIMAFFTERRQALHDMLAGTIVVKK; encoded by the coding sequence TTGGAATTGGAATTAGACAAACACGAAACTGCTCCTGAAAGGAGCGAGTATGCCGGAATCGGCGCGCGTTTTGTAGCTTCCCTGCTCGACGGATTGATTCTCGGGATTCCCGCATATATTTTCACGTACGTTTTAACAGCGACGTTGATGTTGGGAAATTCGGATATCATGCTCATGATGGAGACTGATCCCGAGTATTTGAGCGATCAGGAAGTCTTTACGTTTATCATCAGTATGTTCAAAACCGTAGCGATCGTTGGAAGTATTACTTTTATTGTGTATTTTCTTTATTACACGCTGATGGAATCATCCAAATGGCAAGGGACGCTAGGCAAGAAAATCATGAACGTTCAGGTGGCGAAGGCAGAAGGCGGAAGAATCTCATTCGGCCGTGCAGCCGGAAGGTTTCTGGCCAAAAGCTTTCTATCTCCGATTTTGATGATCGGCTACATTATGGCCTTTTTTACAGAAAGGCGCCAGGCGCTTCATGATATGTTGGCAGGAACCATTGTCGTAAAAAAATAA
- a CDS encoding MFS transporter: protein MDTQPEREQAVKRAQRTGIKLFLTLPILSWALYDFANTIFSSNIVTIFFPFYLQEAVGENASMNQVASTFISYSNAAASFLLVIFTPLFGVLIDRTGRKKKYIGLFTMICVSCTILMGVFAGASFQKDIYGLPLSLILVVIMFVTAKFFYHSSLVFYDTILADLGTKEEIPLLSGFGIAIGYIGTLAGLTVYLLVGNQDFHRAFIPSALLFLFFSLPYLLFTKEKRKPEPKEKKSFFSGYWEIVQTFKDIRLYKPVFLFMIAYFFLNDALATAIAMMAVYSKTVIGFTTGQFVLLYLVSTVSSIIGSFLLGFVTKRIGAKHAVSLVAAIMITALTIGACTTSTLLFWIAGSLFGISLGGTWVASRTLIIELTPEHKRGEFFGLFALSGKISSIFGPVLYGSITLLFRDLGNMASRMAFGSLVLLAAIGLIIHQNVKAKA, encoded by the coding sequence ATGGATACTCAGCCGGAACGTGAACAAGCTGTAAAGCGGGCGCAAAGAACGGGAATCAAGCTCTTTTTGACGCTGCCGATTCTTTCTTGGGCGTTATACGATTTTGCAAATACCATTTTTTCATCAAATATTGTGACGATCTTTTTTCCTTTTTATTTGCAGGAGGCAGTCGGCGAAAATGCCAGCATGAATCAGGTGGCAAGCACTTTTATCTCCTATTCGAACGCAGCCGCAAGCTTTCTGCTTGTCATTTTCACGCCTTTATTCGGAGTGCTGATCGACCGAACGGGCAGAAAGAAAAAATACATCGGCCTGTTTACGATGATTTGTGTTTCATGCACCATTTTAATGGGGGTTTTTGCCGGGGCTTCGTTTCAGAAGGACATATACGGGCTTCCGCTATCCTTGATCCTTGTCGTCATCATGTTTGTGACCGCAAAGTTTTTCTATCATTCAAGCTTGGTGTTCTATGATACGATTTTGGCTGACTTGGGGACAAAAGAAGAAATCCCGCTCTTATCAGGTTTCGGAATTGCAATCGGGTATATCGGCACTTTAGCCGGGTTAACGGTATACCTTCTTGTCGGCAACCAGGATTTTCACCGCGCATTCATCCCGTCGGCTCTCTTGTTTCTGTTTTTTTCACTTCCGTATCTGCTCTTCACGAAAGAGAAAAGAAAACCGGAACCGAAAGAAAAGAAATCGTTTTTCAGCGGATACTGGGAAATTGTGCAGACATTCAAAGACATTCGTCTATATAAGCCGGTCTTCTTATTCATGATCGCCTACTTTTTCCTGAATGATGCGCTTGCTACAGCAATAGCCATGATGGCGGTTTATTCAAAAACGGTCATCGGTTTTACGACCGGACAATTCGTTTTGCTTTACCTTGTTTCTACTGTATCAAGCATCATCGGTTCATTTCTGCTCGGCTTTGTGACGAAAAGAATCGGCGCCAAGCACGCGGTCAGCCTTGTCGCCGCCATTATGATCACCGCTTTGACGATTGGAGCATGCACGACGTCAACGCTCTTGTTTTGGATTGCGGGGAGCTTGTTCGGCATTTCGCTTGGAGGCACATGGGTCGCATCAAGGACACTGATTATCGAGCTGACGCCAGAACATAAAAGAGGCGAATTTTTCGGATTGTTTGCTTTGTCGGGGAAAATCTCTTCCATTTTCGGTCCGGTCCTCTACGGATCGATTACTTTGCTGTTCAGGGATCTCGGGAACATGGCCAGCCGAATGGCTTTCGGATCTTTAGTGTTATTGGCGGCGATCGGCCTGATCATTCATCAAAATGTTAAGGCAAAAGCTTGA
- a CDS encoding chemotaxis protein encodes MSSNQQEILLSSGTNELEIVKFEVGLNIFGINVMKVREIIQPVEITKVPHSHKHMEGMITLRGEILPVIDLFSFFGVEHGDDEHQEKYIVTEFNKRKIVFHTGAVSQIHRVSWEEIEKPTALNQGMDRHLTGIIKLDGTMIFLPDYEKIIFDLESESGMDPYQMKNEKFDQRRTDKKLIIVEDSPLLLRLLVEKLNEAGYNNIVSFENGKDAYEHALQLMEDGTALHEKVDLMITDIEMPQMDGHRLTKLLKDNPLSTELPILIFSSLITDDLRHKGEQVGADEQISKPELNELIEKLDKYIFKN; translated from the coding sequence GTGTCTTCAAACCAACAGGAAATTTTATTAAGTTCGGGAACCAATGAATTAGAAATCGTGAAGTTCGAGGTTGGTCTCAACATTTTCGGCATAAATGTCATGAAAGTCAGAGAAATCATTCAGCCGGTTGAAATTACGAAAGTGCCTCATTCGCATAAGCATATGGAGGGCATGATTACATTGCGCGGGGAAATTCTTCCCGTCATTGATTTATTCTCTTTCTTTGGCGTTGAGCACGGTGATGACGAGCATCAAGAAAAATACATTGTGACGGAATTTAACAAGCGGAAAATCGTCTTTCACACTGGAGCGGTTTCACAGATTCACCGGGTGTCATGGGAAGAAATTGAGAAGCCGACTGCTTTGAATCAAGGGATGGACCGTCACCTTACCGGCATCATTAAGCTCGACGGCACCATGATTTTCCTGCCAGATTACGAAAAAATCATTTTTGATCTTGAGTCTGAGTCAGGTATGGACCCTTATCAAATGAAAAATGAAAAATTCGATCAGAGACGGACTGACAAAAAGCTGATCATTGTCGAGGACTCTCCGCTCCTCTTGCGGCTATTGGTGGAAAAGCTGAATGAAGCGGGATACAACAACATCGTGTCTTTTGAAAACGGAAAAGACGCTTACGAGCACGCGCTTCAATTGATGGAAGACGGCACAGCTCTTCACGAAAAAGTCGATCTGATGATCACGGATATTGAAATGCCGCAGATGGATGGACACCGGCTCACAAAGCTGCTAAAAGATAACCCGCTGAGTACGGAGCTGCCGATCTTGATTTTCTCTTCTTTGATTACAGACGATCTTCGCCATAAAGGGGAACAAGTCGGAGCCGATGAACAAATCAGCAAGCCAGAGCTCAATGAACTGATCGAAAAGCTTGATAAATATATTTTCAAGAACTAA
- a CDS encoding YkyB family protein has product MDDHNHTKELKPTVENLSKAIYTVNRHAKTATNPKYLYLLKKKALQKLLNEGKGKKVGLHFSKNPRFSQQQSDVLISLGDYFFHMPPTKEDFANLPHLGTLNHSYRNPKAHMSLNIAKQLLQNYTGIKEKPLVTNRKRPASKPVFKKLGESYF; this is encoded by the coding sequence ATGGACGACCATAATCATACGAAAGAATTAAAACCGACAGTTGAAAACCTTTCAAAAGCGATTTATACAGTTAACCGCCATGCGAAAACCGCGACTAATCCCAAATACCTGTATCTTCTGAAAAAGAAAGCTTTGCAAAAGCTGCTTAATGAAGGAAAAGGTAAAAAGGTAGGCCTGCATTTTTCGAAAAATCCAAGATTCAGCCAGCAGCAGTCAGATGTGCTGATATCTCTCGGAGACTACTTTTTTCACATGCCTCCAACAAAAGAAGACTTCGCAAACCTTCCACACTTAGGTACATTAAATCATTCGTATCGGAACCCTAAAGCTCATATGTCCTTGAATATAGCGAAACAGCTTCTTCAAAACTACACGGGAATCAAAGAAAAACCGCTCGTCACAAACCGGAAGCGTCCAGCCTCAAAACCCGTCTTCAAGAAGCTTGGCGAAAGCTATTTTTAA